One segment of Rhodopirellula baltica SH 1 DNA contains the following:
- a CDS encoding FRG domain-containing protein, protein MYESRNVDRGVQTRTLDSWKDFYALIADDLSNKPAYIFRGQADADWLVDSSLDRLEKRFPTKPNRYGSIPQSFNCPPVSRERHLTAFRQAIRGRRGSNPPQLDDDESWALAQHHGLATPMLDWTLLPFAALFFAFEDELVLDAGGKMSPPDNRAVFALSTSVIGEHSTESDPSPRLFSPTTETSSRLVAQSGLFLKMPKQTDLEGYVQKHFSNESSQTNLHARAVLIKMVIKNDDRSGCLQMLNKMNINRMTLFPDLDGASRYINALWEIDFDTSLGYIGDESP, encoded by the coding sequence ATGTATGAAAGTCGAAACGTCGATCGGGGCGTTCAAACCCGCACATTGGATTCGTGGAAGGATTTCTACGCGTTGATCGCAGACGATCTATCGAACAAGCCCGCATACATCTTCCGTGGTCAAGCGGATGCCGATTGGCTCGTGGATTCCAGTCTCGATCGCCTAGAAAAGCGATTTCCAACAAAACCCAACCGGTACGGAAGCATTCCACAAAGTTTCAACTGCCCGCCTGTGTCGCGAGAAAGACACCTCACGGCATTCAGACAAGCAATTCGCGGACGTAGAGGATCTAATCCACCACAACTCGATGACGACGAATCCTGGGCTTTGGCACAACATCACGGCTTGGCTACGCCAATGCTCGATTGGACACTCCTGCCGTTCGCCGCGTTATTCTTCGCATTCGAGGATGAATTGGTACTTGATGCCGGAGGTAAGATGTCGCCACCCGATAACAGAGCTGTATTTGCGCTTTCAACAAGCGTGATCGGCGAACACTCGACCGAGTCTGACCCTTCACCACGACTTTTTTCACCAACTACCGAGACCAGTAGCCGGCTTGTCGCTCAGTCGGGCTTATTCCTCAAAATGCCGAAACAAACCGACCTTGAAGGCTACGTCCAGAAGCATTTTTCGAACGAATCGTCGCAAACAAATCTCCATGCACGCGCCGTTCTGATCAAGATGGTCATAAAGAACGATGATCGAAGTGGCTGCCTTCAGATGCTCAATAAAATGAATATCAACCGAATGACTCTATTTCCTGATTTGGATGGCGCATCCCGGTATATCAACGCGCTATGGGAAATCGATTTCGATACTTCGCTCGGATACATTGGCGACGAGAGCCCGTAG
- a CDS encoding DUF6876 family protein, which translates to MTTLQQKDLVDFSGEPVFYQSPLNKKVLYTKGIRHVIDAGEANWLITDIIAWMKSKKFQKAVEEDERLQYVVSWKLEVFEDRSARLTARADHESEAFITQDYRQTNFPLQEIEIWQSANGEHEVLYLPSER; encoded by the coding sequence ATGACGACTCTACAGCAGAAGGACCTAGTGGATTTCAGCGGCGAACCGGTCTTTTACCAAAGTCCCTTGAACAAAAAGGTTCTCTATACGAAAGGCATTCGCCACGTAATTGACGCAGGAGAAGCCAACTGGCTAATCACTGACATCATCGCTTGGATGAAGTCCAAGAAATTTCAGAAGGCCGTCGAAGAAGACGAACGGCTTCAGTATGTGGTTAGCTGGAAACTCGAAGTCTTCGAGGATCGATCAGCCCGCCTCACCGCAAGAGCAGACCACGAAAGTGAGGCGTTCATTACGCAGGACTACAGGCAAACAAACTTTCCGCTTCAGGAGATTGAAATTTGGCAGTCGGCGAACGGTGAGCACGAAGTCCTTTATCTGCCGAGCGAGCGATAG
- a CDS encoding recombinase family protein, with the protein MAITVAVIYCRVSTMKQAESGGSLAYQLEDCLAYCRERGLDVVAAFHDIGSGDARKPSKLPGGNNEVRMANKRGALPMTGCDWRGKMATSQADNPRSSISQPLSQYTTEE; encoded by the coding sequence ATGGCTATCACAGTAGCGGTGATCTACTGCCGTGTCAGCACCATGAAGCAGGCGGAGTCAGGCGGAAGTTTGGCGTACCAACTGGAGGACTGCTTGGCCTACTGTCGGGAACGTGGGCTAGATGTCGTAGCTGCGTTCCATGACATCGGCTCAGGCGATGCTCGCAAGCCGAGCAAGCTGCCTGGGGGAAACAATGAAGTCAGGATGGCAAACAAGCGAGGTGCCTTGCCGATGACAGGCTGCGACTGGCGTGGAAAGATGGCTACCAGCCAAGCAGATAATCCCAGATCATCCATTTCACAGCCGTTAAGCCAGTATACGACAGAAGAATAA
- a CDS encoding DUF1580 domain-containing protein has product MVTTQATKTDDPLTLMTEDVVGMAKAAKLFPGGVSVASIYRWADRGVKGVKLETIRYGSKRQTSVQAVHRFLKRTQ; this is encoded by the coding sequence ATGGTGACGACACAAGCAACTAAGACCGACGATCCGCTGACGCTAATGACCGAGGACGTAGTGGGCATGGCGAAGGCTGCGAAGCTTTTCCCCGGCGGAGTGAGTGTGGCAAGCATTTATCGCTGGGCTGACCGTGGCGTGAAAGGCGTGAAGCTGGAAACGATCCGCTACGGCAGCAAGCGGCAAACGTCCGTTCAAGCGGTGCATCGGTTCTTGAAGCGGACTCAGTGA
- a CDS encoding SOS response-associated peptidase, whose protein sequence is MCNRFNIKTDLAHLARSLDAAPPRQMEFEEDVFPGKPAPTIAVNRSGMIEILPMAFGLVPFGKTPESQRRPLTNARVENLEKWPWKSAIKSHRCVVPMTGFREPCYWGETAGTEVDFAVPMDSPLFAAGIFTWYRDEQPDDSQEEAPANFTMSLIMRPALPTVMEHGHHRSPFFLSRGGIQHWIERDSRPLQDSLTILKQHAFEPELSVTVARQMAPTWTKRQSGNIAKRDEQLAAIEETGPLGIPESVDTESTNDSQQA, encoded by the coding sequence ATGTGCAATCGATTCAACATCAAAACGGATCTCGCCCACCTGGCTCGATCGCTCGACGCCGCCCCGCCCCGGCAAATGGAATTTGAGGAAGACGTCTTCCCCGGCAAACCAGCACCGACGATTGCGGTCAATCGATCCGGGATGATTGAGATCCTTCCAATGGCGTTCGGATTGGTCCCCTTTGGCAAGACACCCGAATCACAGCGGAGGCCGCTGACCAACGCTCGCGTCGAAAACCTCGAAAAGTGGCCGTGGAAGTCCGCGATCAAGTCACATCGTTGCGTCGTGCCCATGACCGGTTTCCGCGAACCTTGTTACTGGGGTGAAACCGCGGGAACCGAAGTCGACTTTGCTGTGCCCATGGACTCGCCGTTGTTCGCCGCGGGCATCTTCACTTGGTACCGCGACGAACAACCGGATGATTCGCAGGAAGAAGCACCCGCGAATTTCACGATGTCTCTGATCATGCGTCCCGCATTGCCAACCGTCATGGAACATGGGCACCATCGATCTCCATTCTTCTTGTCACGCGGCGGCATCCAACATTGGATTGAACGAGATTCGCGACCGCTGCAAGACTCGCTGACCATTCTCAAGCAACACGCATTCGAACCGGAGCTCTCCGTCACGGTCGCTCGGCAGATGGCGCCGACTTGGACCAAGCGTCAATCGGGAAACATCGCCAAGAGAGATGAACAGCTCGCGGCGATCGAAGAAACCGGACCGCTTGGAATTCCCGAATCAGTTGACACGGAATCCACCAACGACAGCCAACAGGCATGA
- the dinB gene encoding DNA polymerase IV codes for MILHVDMDAFYASVEQRDRPELRGRPVVVGGSEGRGVVTAASYEAREYGIHSAMPGSRAIKLCPHADFVRGRLDHYASVGRAVREIFHRFTPVVQPLSLDEAFLDVSGTIRLHGSPREIGINIRETIRRELDLPASVGIAPLKFVAKIASDIGKPNGFVEVPADGVREFLDPLPVSRLWGVGKVGQTKLQRLGYRTIADLRVKDLDALKSQLGRWGEHLWNLANGIDRRQVVVDHLAKGIGHERTFAEDLSDIESLNAVVSYLSEQTARRLRRARRLASTITLKYRREDFQTFSRARKLSTPTDSTLEILQVAEELLLEMRSREPRSVRLLGISLGGLTDADAPKQLHLFGEETGENASSKVDTLSDQIATKLGKHSLYRASSHQWVDRKNTKPKN; via the coding sequence ATGATCCTGCACGTCGACATGGACGCCTTCTACGCGTCCGTTGAACAACGCGACCGACCAGAACTTCGTGGGCGTCCGGTCGTGGTCGGCGGCTCCGAAGGACGCGGCGTGGTGACGGCGGCATCCTACGAAGCTCGCGAGTATGGAATCCATTCCGCGATGCCGGGCAGTCGCGCGATCAAGCTCTGCCCGCATGCCGATTTCGTTCGTGGACGCTTGGACCACTACGCCTCGGTTGGCCGAGCAGTCCGGGAAATCTTTCATCGCTTCACTCCCGTCGTCCAGCCGCTTTCCTTGGACGAAGCCTTTCTCGATGTTTCCGGTACGATCCGGCTTCACGGTTCTCCGCGTGAGATCGGCATCAACATTCGAGAAACCATCCGGCGTGAACTGGATTTGCCTGCCAGCGTCGGAATCGCGCCGCTGAAATTTGTTGCCAAGATTGCCAGCGACATTGGCAAACCAAATGGCTTCGTCGAAGTCCCCGCCGATGGAGTTCGGGAATTTCTCGATCCGTTGCCAGTCTCGCGATTGTGGGGAGTCGGCAAAGTCGGACAAACCAAGTTGCAACGTCTGGGATACCGCACGATCGCGGACCTGCGTGTCAAAGACCTGGACGCACTGAAGTCTCAACTTGGTCGGTGGGGAGAACACCTTTGGAACCTCGCCAACGGCATTGACCGCCGGCAAGTCGTGGTCGATCACCTGGCGAAAGGCATCGGGCACGAACGCACATTCGCAGAAGACCTGTCTGATATCGAGTCTCTCAACGCGGTCGTCAGCTATCTATCCGAACAAACCGCACGTCGATTGCGCCGTGCCCGCCGTTTGGCATCGACCATCACACTCAAATATCGCCGCGAAGATTTTCAAACCTTCAGCCGCGCTCGCAAACTTTCCACCCCGACCGACAGCACCCTCGAAATTCTGCAGGTCGCCGAAGAGTTGTTGTTGGAAATGCGCTCGCGTGAGCCTCGCAGCGTTCGGTTGCTCGGCATCTCGTTGGGCGGTCTGACCGACGCCGACGCTCCCAAGCAACTCCATTTGTTTGGTGAAGAAACCGGAGAGAACGCATCATCGAAAGTCGACACGTTGAGCGACCAAATCGCAACCAAACTTGGCAAACACAGTCTCTATCGTGCGTCGAGTCATCAATGGGTCGACCGCAAGAACACCAAGCCGAAAAACTAG
- the egtB gene encoding ergothioneine biosynthesis protein EgtB yields the protein MSDSMLDAYRRVREHSRKICAPLETEDYVIQSMPDVSPTRWHLAHTTWFFETFCLKNLPDYEPEQPAFEVLFNSYYNSVGEQFPRDRRGLLSRPTVAEVWRYRDQVDEAMFELLARSDRDSIVTDEVLRTGMNHEQQHQELMLTDLLHVFSCNPLHPVYCDDAVTDCDPVEEVRWIESPVERIEPVGFDESSHGLFCFDNELPRHRALLSPHAIANRLVTNGEYLEFIEDGGYDDPSYWLSAGWATVQSEGWRAPMYWHLGEEGWHQFTLAGLRPVDEKAPVCHVSYFEADAFARWSGCRLPTEFEWEIAVRDSRESMIDAFGTRWQWTASDYAPYPKYAAPEGAIGEYNGKFMCGQKVLRGSSVATPEGHARLTYRNFFPPSMRWQFCGIRLATDLE from the coding sequence GTGAGTGACTCGATGCTCGATGCCTACCGCCGAGTGCGTGAACACTCGCGGAAAATCTGTGCCCCGTTGGAAACAGAAGACTACGTCATTCAGTCGATGCCGGATGTCTCGCCGACGCGTTGGCATCTGGCTCACACAACTTGGTTTTTCGAAACGTTTTGCTTGAAGAACCTGCCGGACTATGAACCGGAGCAACCTGCATTCGAGGTGCTGTTCAACTCTTATTACAACTCGGTGGGTGAGCAATTCCCTCGTGATCGACGCGGCTTGCTTTCGCGTCCGACCGTGGCGGAAGTGTGGCGTTATCGCGACCAAGTTGACGAGGCAATGTTTGAATTGCTTGCTCGTTCGGACCGTGATTCGATCGTGACCGATGAGGTGCTTCGAACGGGAATGAACCACGAGCAACAGCACCAGGAATTGATGCTGACGGATTTGTTGCACGTGTTTTCTTGCAATCCATTGCACCCCGTTTACTGCGATGACGCGGTGACGGATTGTGATCCGGTGGAAGAGGTTCGCTGGATCGAGTCTCCGGTTGAGCGTATCGAACCGGTTGGTTTTGATGAGTCGTCGCACGGTCTGTTTTGTTTCGACAATGAACTGCCGCGACATCGGGCGTTGTTGTCGCCTCATGCGATTGCAAATCGGTTGGTCACCAATGGTGAGTACCTTGAGTTCATTGAGGATGGTGGTTACGACGACCCTTCGTACTGGTTGTCCGCGGGATGGGCGACCGTGCAATCGGAAGGTTGGCGAGCACCGATGTACTGGCACCTTGGTGAGGAGGGTTGGCACCAGTTCACCCTCGCGGGATTGAGGCCCGTGGATGAGAAGGCACCCGTTTGCCACGTCAGCTATTTCGAAGCTGACGCGTTCGCACGTTGGTCGGGGTGTCGGTTGCCAACGGAGTTTGAATGGGAGATTGCTGTTCGCGATTCGCGTGAATCGATGATCGATGCGTTTGGAACTCGTTGGCAATGGACCGCATCGGACTACGCGCCGTATCCCAAGTACGCGGCTCCTGAGGGTGCGATCGGCGAATACAACGGGAAATTCATGTGCGGACAAAAGGTGCTTCGCGGGAGTTCCGTTGCAACACCAGAAGGTCACGCACGACTGACCTATCGAAACTTTTTTCCACCCTCCATGCGTTGGCAATTCTGCGGCATTCGCTTGGCCACGGATTTGGAATGA
- the egtD gene encoding L-histidine N(alpha)-methyltransferase, with product MVISSTGLAAADRAECAVAYDSRLIDRDSVIELQRGFFSDQPSLPSKYFYDQSGSELFDEICELDEYYPTRTEASIMRECVDDMVDAIGSAGRLIEYGSGSSLKTRLLLEHMHPDVTYVPVDISGDYLEQVADNLRRDFPQRRIAPIAADFTRPFRLPSSEAAKSRDVVYFPGSTVGNFRPAFAATLLSQMRNQVGTGGGLLIGFDLQKDPAVLEAAYDDRRGVTALFNLNLLRHLNRVAGGNFNLNAYRHVALYNDRDHRIEMHLESCRDQQVTLAGRSRTLAKSQRILTELSHKYTVDGFTQMAAASGWKREQIWMDSNEYFAVGMFRS from the coding sequence ATGGTGATTTCTTCCACTGGATTGGCTGCTGCCGATAGAGCTGAGTGTGCGGTCGCATACGACAGTCGATTGATTGATCGAGATTCGGTCATTGAACTGCAGCGTGGATTTTTCAGCGATCAACCTTCGCTTCCGTCGAAATACTTCTACGACCAGTCTGGTTCGGAACTGTTCGATGAGATCTGTGAGTTGGACGAGTACTACCCGACTCGGACAGAAGCGTCGATCATGCGAGAGTGCGTTGACGACATGGTCGACGCAATTGGTTCGGCAGGTCGATTGATCGAATACGGAAGTGGCAGCAGTCTCAAGACTCGTTTGTTGCTGGAACACATGCATCCCGATGTGACCTACGTTCCGGTGGATATCTCCGGCGATTACTTGGAGCAGGTTGCGGATAATCTGCGACGTGATTTTCCTCAGCGTCGCATCGCACCGATCGCTGCCGATTTCACCCGTCCGTTTCGTTTGCCCAGTTCCGAGGCGGCTAAGTCTCGCGACGTGGTGTACTTCCCCGGATCGACGGTTGGGAATTTCCGACCGGCGTTTGCGGCGACGCTGTTGTCTCAAATGAGAAACCAAGTTGGGACTGGCGGTGGTTTGTTGATCGGGTTCGACCTGCAGAAGGATCCCGCCGTGTTGGAAGCCGCCTACGACGATCGGCGTGGTGTCACGGCGTTGTTCAATTTGAATTTGTTGCGGCATCTGAATCGCGTCGCCGGTGGAAATTTTAATCTGAACGCTTACCGACATGTCGCTCTCTACAACGATCGTGATCATCGGATCGAAATGCACTTGGAAAGCTGTCGTGACCAACAGGTGACTTTGGCCGGACGTTCTCGGACGTTGGCAAAGTCGCAACGCATCTTGACGGAGCTTTCCCACAAATACACTGTCGATGGTTTCACTCAGATGGCCGCCGCGAGCGGTTGGAAACGGGAGCAGATTTGGATGGATTCGAACGAGTACTTCGCCGTGGGAATGTTTCGCTCGTGA
- a CDS encoding PSD1 and planctomycete cytochrome C domain-containing protein, with translation MQVLTASFAGLLFGGGLILSHGGANVHADEAIHAAGDANHSAEDIERLFTLKVMPLLTEKCLGCHGTDADDIKGDYDVRTRDALLQGGESEEAAIIPGNAEDSPFFWAVNWDGLEMPPKENDRLNDKQIEIVRMWIDAGAPWPSEERQKEIRDEESMVAENEDGVLMATSGGQGDEWTYRRYNKDEVWAFLPRQTEFEHDSVDAFVDAKLEENGLEPAPEADPNTLIRRVYFDMLGLPPTPTQKREFLSAWEKDSEAAWNNLIEELLASPHYGERWGQHWLDVVRYADTGGFSNDYERSNAWRYRDYVIRSLNEDKPYNEFIIEQIAGDELHADKPVDDPDRVEALIATGFLRMGPWDTAMVPLEEARQILRDDMVHSIGQSFLSMPMRCCKCHDHKFDPVPTQDYYRMYSAVSTAQPVEAEAPFLAEENLAGFEEGKQQTQALYDYAKTRADRLTRQREEAAREWYAEHGKEYKSLNARKDDPDAEKPPRAVGLSEMEQGRLKVREQDVWIWNRRLERYQPMVQTVVNAQDTWMNARKLRAPEKIKEDWRPESFIFNGGSLAAPGDPVTPGVLSGCNLPVEGAPDDDPYALPDTLNGRRLGLAKWIAHPDNPMSTRSIVNRIWQHHFGRGIVATPNNFGVKGASPTHPELLDWMADTFVKNGWSIKSMHRLILQSDAYRRSTEHSAADKDPDNTWFARYSPRRMTAEEIRDSLLAVTGELNPVVGGLPSRPEINMEVALEPRMIQFSIAPAYQPSRTPEERNRRSIYSYRVRGQADPFLEVLNKPNPNDSADLRDAASVSPQAFTLLNSDVMTDRSTAMSVRLQREADQLTDQINRAFELTLGRLPTDSQMQRMKRYIKDMTEYHSDIKPKPRTYPTEITRSLVEEFSGRPFEYTEWLPSFEDYQSDLKPWEVDAKTRAIADMCLVLFNANEFVFID, from the coding sequence ATGCAAGTTCTCACTGCATCATTTGCTGGACTCCTGTTCGGCGGCGGATTGATTCTGTCGCACGGCGGCGCGAATGTACACGCCGACGAAGCGATTCATGCCGCCGGCGATGCCAATCATTCCGCGGAAGACATCGAGCGTCTGTTCACGCTGAAGGTCATGCCGTTGCTTACTGAAAAGTGCTTGGGATGTCACGGCACTGATGCGGACGACATCAAAGGCGACTATGACGTTCGCACTCGAGATGCGTTGTTGCAGGGTGGTGAATCGGAAGAAGCCGCCATCATTCCTGGCAACGCCGAAGACAGCCCGTTCTTTTGGGCAGTCAACTGGGATGGCTTGGAAATGCCACCCAAAGAAAACGACCGGCTGAACGATAAGCAAATCGAAATTGTTCGCATGTGGATCGACGCGGGGGCTCCATGGCCAAGCGAAGAACGCCAAAAAGAAATTCGCGACGAAGAGTCGATGGTCGCGGAGAACGAAGACGGCGTGCTGATGGCGACCAGTGGCGGTCAAGGCGATGAGTGGACCTATCGTCGTTACAACAAAGACGAAGTGTGGGCGTTTTTGCCTCGCCAAACGGAATTCGAACACGACAGCGTTGATGCATTCGTTGACGCGAAATTGGAAGAGAACGGTTTGGAGCCGGCACCTGAAGCTGATCCCAACACGCTGATTCGTCGTGTTTACTTTGACATGTTGGGTTTGCCGCCGACTCCCACCCAGAAACGAGAGTTCCTGTCGGCTTGGGAAAAGGATTCAGAAGCGGCCTGGAACAACTTGATCGAAGAATTGCTTGCCAGTCCGCACTATGGCGAACGTTGGGGCCAACACTGGTTGGATGTCGTTCGATACGCAGACACGGGCGGCTTTTCAAACGACTACGAACGCTCCAACGCTTGGCGATACCGCGACTATGTCATTCGCAGTTTGAACGAAGACAAACCGTACAACGAATTCATCATTGAACAAATTGCCGGTGATGAGCTGCATGCCGACAAACCGGTCGATGATCCGGATCGCGTTGAGGCTTTGATCGCGACTGGTTTCCTGCGAATGGGACCTTGGGACACCGCCATGGTGCCTCTCGAAGAAGCCCGTCAGATCTTGCGAGACGACATGGTGCACAGCATTGGCCAGTCGTTCCTTTCGATGCCGATGCGATGTTGCAAGTGCCACGATCACAAATTTGATCCTGTGCCGACTCAAGATTACTACCGCATGTACTCCGCCGTATCGACGGCCCAGCCCGTTGAGGCGGAGGCACCTTTCTTGGCCGAAGAGAACTTGGCCGGATTTGAAGAGGGCAAGCAGCAAACGCAAGCGTTGTACGATTACGCGAAAACCCGTGCGGATCGTTTGACTCGCCAGCGTGAAGAGGCCGCTCGCGAGTGGTACGCCGAACATGGCAAAGAGTACAAATCGTTGAACGCTCGCAAGGACGATCCAGACGCGGAGAAGCCACCGCGTGCGGTTGGGCTGAGCGAGATGGAACAAGGACGATTGAAAGTTCGCGAGCAAGACGTTTGGATTTGGAATCGACGTCTGGAACGATATCAGCCGATGGTCCAAACCGTCGTCAACGCGCAAGACACCTGGATGAACGCACGCAAATTGCGTGCACCGGAAAAGATCAAAGAGGATTGGCGGCCAGAGTCGTTTATCTTCAATGGTGGATCGTTGGCCGCACCTGGCGACCCTGTGACACCGGGTGTGCTGAGCGGTTGCAATCTGCCCGTCGAAGGTGCTCCCGACGATGATCCTTACGCTTTACCGGATACGCTTAACGGGCGCCGGTTGGGATTGGCAAAGTGGATTGCCCATCCTGACAACCCAATGAGCACGCGGTCGATCGTCAACCGAATTTGGCAGCATCACTTCGGTCGTGGAATTGTCGCGACGCCAAACAACTTTGGCGTGAAAGGTGCTTCGCCTACTCATCCTGAATTGCTCGATTGGATGGCGGACACGTTCGTGAAGAACGGTTGGTCGATCAAGTCAATGCATCGGCTGATTTTGCAGTCGGATGCATACCGTCGCAGCACCGAACATTCGGCGGCGGACAAAGATCCTGATAACACATGGTTCGCTCGCTACTCGCCACGGCGAATGACCGCCGAGGAAATTCGTGACAGCCTGTTGGCGGTGACTGGTGAGCTGAATCCTGTCGTCGGTGGTTTGCCATCACGACCCGAGATCAACATGGAAGTCGCGTTGGAACCGCGAATGATTCAATTCTCGATCGCGCCCGCATACCAACCATCGCGAACGCCGGAAGAACGAAATCGTCGATCGATCTACTCGTACCGCGTTCGTGGACAAGCGGATCCATTTTTGGAAGTGTTGAACAAACCCAACCCGAATGATTCCGCAGACCTTCGCGACGCTGCCTCGGTTTCGCCGCAAGCGTTCACGTTGCTCAATAGCGATGTGATGACCGACCGTTCGACTGCGATGTCGGTACGTCTGCAACGCGAAGCGGATCAGTTGACCGATCAAATCAATCGGGCTTTTGAGTTGACGCTGGGGCGTTTGCCGACTGATTCGCAGATGCAGCGAATGAAACGCTACATCAAGGACATGACCGAGTATCACTCTGACATCAAACCGAAGCCGCGAACTTATCCCACCGAGATCACGCGCTCTTTGGTGGAAGAGTTCTCAGGGCGTCCGTTTGAGTACACGGAGTGGTTGCCGTCATTCGAGGACTACCAGAGCGATCTGAAGCCTTGGGAAGTCGATGCGAAAACGCGAGCGATCGCGGACATGTGCTTGGTGTTGTTCAACGCGAACGAATTTGTGTTCATTGATTGA
- a CDS encoding LamG-like jellyroll fold domain-containing protein: MSSSKTIEELLLASEEGTLDPADRQQLNELLRSDPESRVKFARWQMMTIALQDATPAPSKNRAHASVVPAETDRKVWAERQIYRWVIASAAALLIAVTFRWVQLETRPSAPVAETAVASVRTLSDEPTSSGVAVVTQLVDAKDAVIRDASGSTSQSLSVNAALNPGSVRLESGWAQIEFLNGATVVLHGPAEMELVSAAEAIMHRGRIRAEVPPAARGFVVRTNDMKVVDLGTEFGLEVSEEGSNVQVFDGEVELQVDEDQPQLVGAGKSLQRRSGVGIGLIDSPMTPERFVDAAELQRLAETQENERYQQWRLASETLRKDSRLIAYFAMDSPLKGQRFLTNDTVPRNADLDGAIVGATVTRGRWDAKPALQFKRPGDRVRVNVPGEFGSLTMATWVRIDSLDRWYNSLFLTDSYQLGEPHWQILDTGEIHFSVRASTEANGDQPSVGPPHYVALSPSFWNPSLSGQWLHLAVVYDVENATTTHYLNGDVLSVDHIPDHQLVRTTRIGMASIGNWSTPLEPDEHFAIRNLNGSLDELAIFAAALSPTEIKEMVEHGKP; this comes from the coding sequence TTGAGTTCATCCAAAACCATCGAAGAACTGTTGCTGGCCAGCGAAGAGGGAACACTTGATCCCGCCGATCGTCAGCAGTTGAACGAATTGCTGCGGAGTGACCCTGAGTCGCGGGTTAAGTTCGCTCGTTGGCAGATGATGACAATCGCCTTGCAAGACGCAACACCGGCACCGTCGAAGAATCGAGCTCACGCTAGCGTTGTTCCTGCCGAAACGGATCGAAAGGTTTGGGCTGAGCGACAAATCTATCGATGGGTGATCGCCTCGGCCGCCGCGTTGTTGATTGCGGTCACGTTCCGCTGGGTGCAACTCGAAACACGTCCCTCCGCTCCAGTCGCCGAGACCGCGGTCGCGAGTGTTCGAACGTTGTCGGACGAACCGACATCGTCGGGTGTTGCAGTCGTCACTCAGTTGGTCGATGCCAAAGACGCGGTCATCCGTGACGCGTCCGGATCAACTTCACAATCGCTCAGCGTCAACGCGGCTCTCAACCCAGGCTCGGTTCGTTTGGAATCCGGCTGGGCCCAGATTGAATTTTTGAACGGTGCGACGGTCGTCCTGCACGGACCCGCCGAAATGGAATTGGTCTCGGCCGCCGAAGCGATCATGCATCGCGGACGCATCCGAGCGGAAGTGCCGCCGGCAGCCCGCGGGTTTGTGGTGCGAACGAATGACATGAAGGTGGTCGATCTTGGTACGGAATTCGGCTTGGAAGTTTCCGAAGAAGGTTCCAACGTCCAGGTCTTCGACGGCGAAGTCGAATTGCAGGTCGATGAAGATCAGCCTCAATTGGTCGGCGCTGGAAAGTCGTTGCAACGACGAAGCGGCGTTGGGATCGGATTGATCGATTCGCCCATGACTCCCGAGCGATTTGTCGACGCGGCCGAATTGCAACGTCTCGCCGAAACCCAGGAAAACGAACGTTACCAACAATGGCGGCTGGCAAGCGAAACGCTTCGCAAAGATTCGCGATTGATCGCCTATTTCGCGATGGACTCGCCCTTGAAAGGCCAGCGTTTTTTGACGAACGACACCGTACCACGAAACGCGGATTTGGACGGTGCGATTGTTGGAGCCACCGTGACGAGAGGCCGCTGGGATGCCAAGCCGGCGCTTCAATTCAAACGCCCTGGTGATCGGGTTCGCGTGAACGTTCCCGGTGAATTTGGTTCGCTCACGATGGCGACTTGGGTTCGCATTGACAGTCTGGACCGTTGGTACAACTCGTTGTTTTTGACGGACAGTTATCAGCTCGGCGAGCCTCACTGGCAGATACTCGATACCGGTGAGATTCATTTTTCGGTCCGAGCATCGACCGAGGCCAATGGAGACCAACCCAGTGTTGGTCCACCGCACTACGTTGCTTTGTCGCCATCCTTTTGGAATCCGTCGCTCAGCGGTCAATGGCTGCACTTGGCGGTGGTTTACGACGTTGAGAACGCAACGACCACACATTATTTGAACGGGGATGTCTTGAGTGTGGACCACATCCCTGATCACCAACTCGTTCGAACCACTCGAATTGGAATGGCGTCGATCGGGAATTGGTCCACGCCTTTGGAACCCGACGAACATTTTGCCATTCGAAACCTGAATGGCAGCTTGGACGAGCTGGCAATTTTTGCCGCCGCTCTTTCCCCCACAGAAATCAAGGAAATGGTTGAACATGGAAAACCGTGA